Proteins from one Staphylococcus saprophyticus subsp. saprophyticus ATCC 15305 = NCTC 7292 genomic window:
- the clpP gene encoding ATP-dependent Clp endopeptidase proteolytic subunit ClpP: MNLIPTVIETTNRGERAYDIYSRLLKDRIIMLGSQIDDNVANSIVSQLLFLQAQDAEKDIYLYINSPGGSVTAGFAIYDTIQHIKPDVQTICIGMAASMGSFLLAAGAKGKRFALPNAEVMIHQPLGGAQGQATEIEIAANHILKTRAKLNQILAERTGQSIEKIEQDTDRDNFLSAEEAKDYGLVDQVMVPES, translated from the coding sequence ATGAATTTAATACCTACAGTAATTGAAACAACAAACCGTGGGGAACGTGCATATGACATTTACTCACGTTTATTAAAAGACCGTATTATAATGTTAGGTTCTCAAATCGATGATAATGTAGCAAACTCTATTGTTTCTCAATTATTATTCTTACAAGCACAAGATGCAGAAAAAGATATCTATCTTTATATCAATTCACCAGGTGGTAGTGTAACTGCTGGTTTCGCTATTTACGATACAATCCAACACATCAAACCAGATGTACAAACAATTTGTATCGGTATGGCTGCATCAATGGGGTCATTCCTACTTGCAGCAGGTGCAAAAGGTAAACGTTTTGCATTACCAAACGCTGAAGTAATGATTCACCAACCATTAGGTGGCGCGCAAGGACAAGCGACTGAAATTGAAATTGCTGCTAATCATATTCTTAAAACACGTGCTAAATTAAACCAAATTTTAGCTGAACGTACTGGTCAATCAATTGAAAAAATTGAGCAAGATACAGATCGTGATAATTTCTTATCAGCTGAAGAAGCTAAAGACTATGGTCTTGTTGACCAAGTTATGGTACCAGAATCATAA
- a CDS encoding aminoglycoside 6-adenylyltransferase, whose product MRTEKEMLNLILNIAKQDKNIKAVCMNGSRVNVKIQPDIHQDFDIVYIVENLEDIIADLEWINQFGNRIITQFPEAQDLYPSELEERYPILMLFDDYNRIDLTLLSKNKLSEYLAEDKLIKVLLDKDNLLPKNNSVSEASYWISKPYQKLFDECINEYYWVSTYVMKGIWRNELLYSIDHLNICRRMLLLMLAWDKGYKFDFQVNFGKSFKYLPNYLGSNKNSELTSTYPHLNTNEIKEALYKMTEMFEYAAVMVSKKCKL is encoded by the coding sequence ATGAGAACAGAAAAAGAAATGTTGAACTTAATTCTTAATATTGCTAAACAAGATAAAAATATAAAAGCAGTATGTATGAATGGGTCTAGGGTTAATGTAAAAATTCAACCCGATATACATCAGGATTTTGATATTGTCTACATTGTTGAAAATTTAGAAGATATAATTGCTGATTTGGAATGGATAAATCAGTTTGGAAATAGAATAATAACACAGTTTCCAGAAGCGCAAGATTTATATCCATCTGAATTAGAAGAACGTTATCCAATATTAATGCTATTTGATGATTACAATCGAATAGACTTAACATTATTATCGAAAAATAAATTATCTGAATATTTGGCAGAAGATAAATTAATAAAAGTACTTCTTGATAAAGATAATTTGTTACCAAAAAACAATAGTGTTAGTGAAGCAAGTTATTGGATAAGTAAGCCATATCAGAAATTGTTTGATGAATGTATAAATGAGTACTATTGGGTTTCTACCTATGTAATGAAAGGTATATGGAGAAATGAGTTGCTTTATTCAATAGATCATTTGAATATATGTAGAAGAATGCTACTTTTAATGCTTGCATGGGATAAAGGTTATAAATTTGATTTTCAAGTTAATTTTGGTAAGAGCTTTAAATACTTGCCTAATTATTTAGGATCTAATAAAAATAGTGAATTGACTTCCACTTATCCTCATTTAAATACTAATGAAATAAAAGAAGCATTATATAAAATGACTGAAATGTTTGAGTATGCTGCAGTAATGGTCAGTAAGAAATGTAAATTATGA
- the gap gene encoding type I glyceraldehyde-3-phosphate dehydrogenase, producing the protein MAVKVAINGFGRIGRLAFRRIQNVDGIDVVAVNDLTDDEMLAHLLKYDTMQGRFTGEVEVEKDGFRVNGQEVKSFSEPEPSKLPWKDLDIDVVLECTGFFADKEKAEAHINAGAKKVLISAPATGDLKTIVYNTNHQELDGSETVVSGASCTTNSLAPVAKVLNDDFGLVEGFMTTIHAYTGDQSTQDAPHRKGDKRRARAAAENIIPNSTGAAKAIGLVIPEIDGKLDGGAQRVPVATGSLTELTVVLEKNVSIEDVNAAMKNASNESFGYTEDEIVSSDVIGMTYGSLFDATQTRVMTVGDRQLVKVAAWYDNEMSYTSQLVRTLEHLATQAK; encoded by the coding sequence ATGGCAGTAAAAGTAGCAATTAATGGTTTTGGTAGAATTGGTCGTTTAGCATTCAGAAGAATTCAAAACGTTGACGGAATCGACGTAGTAGCAGTAAACGATTTAACAGATGACGAAATGTTAGCTCATTTATTAAAATATGATACTATGCAAGGACGCTTCACAGGAGAAGTTGAAGTAGAAAAAGACGGTTTCCGCGTAAACGGACAAGAAGTAAAATCATTCTCTGAGCCTGAACCAAGTAAATTACCTTGGAAAGACTTAGACATCGATGTTGTATTAGAATGTACTGGTTTCTTCGCTGATAAAGAAAAAGCAGAAGCACACATCAATGCAGGTGCTAAAAAAGTATTAATCTCTGCTCCAGCTACAGGCGATTTAAAAACAATCGTTTATAATACAAACCACCAAGAATTAGACGGTTCAGAAACTGTTGTTTCAGGTGCTTCATGTACTACTAACTCATTAGCTCCTGTTGCTAAAGTTTTAAATGATGACTTCGGTTTAGTAGAAGGTTTCATGACTACTATCCACGCATACACTGGTGACCAAAGCACACAAGATGCACCACACAGAAAAGGCGACAAACGTCGTGCGCGTGCAGCTGCTGAAAACATCATCCCTAACTCAACTGGTGCTGCTAAAGCAATTGGCTTAGTAATTCCTGAAATTGATGGTAAATTAGATGGAGGAGCGCAACGTGTTCCTGTTGCAACTGGTTCATTAACTGAATTAACAGTTGTTTTAGAAAAAAATGTAAGCATTGAAGATGTAAATGCTGCAATGAAAAATGCTTCAAACGAATCATTCGGTTACACAGAAGACGAAATCGTATCTTCAGACGTAATCGGTATGACTTATGGTTCATTATTTGATGCAACACAAACTCGTGTAATGACTGTTGGCGACCGTCAATTAGTTAAAGTAGCAGCTTGGTACGATAACGAAATGTCTTACACTTCACAATTAGTACGTACATTAGAACACTTAGCAACTCAAGCTAAATAA
- the gpmI gene encoding 2,3-bisphosphoglycerate-independent phosphoglycerate mutase, which yields MAKQPTALIILDGFANRESEHGNAVKLANKPNFDRYYSKYPTTQIEASGLDVGLPEGQMGNSEVGHMNIGAGRVVYQSLTRINKSIEDGDFFENDVLNNAINHVKKNDSVLHVFGLLSDGGVHSHYKHLFALLDLAKKQGLEKVYVHAFLDGRDVDQKSALKYIEETEAKFKELGIGQFASVSGRYYAMDRDKRWDREEKAYNAIRNFGGTTFESAKAGVEANYDKDLTDEFVEPFIVQDQNEGVNDGDAVIFYNFRPDRAGQLSEIFTDKAFEGFKVEQINDLFYATFTKYNDNVNAEIVFEKVDLTNTIGEVAQDNGLKQLRIAETEKFPHVTYFMSGGRNEEFEGERRRLIDSPKVATYDLKPEMSAYEVKDALIEELNKGDLDLILLNFANPDMVGHSGMLEPTIKAIEAVDECLGEVVDKITEMGGHAIITADHGNSDMVLTDDDQPMTTHTTNPVPVIVTKDGVTLRETGRLGDLAPTLLDLLNVDQPEDMTGESLINH from the coding sequence ATGGCTAAACAACCAACTGCATTAATTATTTTAGATGGTTTTGCAAACAGAGAGAGCGAACACGGTAATGCTGTGAAACTAGCTAATAAACCTAACTTTGATCGTTATTACAGTAAGTATCCAACTACTCAAATCGAAGCTAGTGGTTTAGATGTTGGACTTCCAGAAGGTCAAATGGGTAATTCAGAAGTTGGGCATATGAACATTGGCGCTGGACGTGTCGTTTATCAAAGCTTAACGCGTATCAATAAATCTATTGAAGACGGCGATTTCTTTGAAAATGATGTATTAAACAATGCAATCAATCATGTTAAGAAAAATGATTCAGTGCTACATGTTTTTGGTTTATTATCAGATGGTGGCGTACACAGCCATTACAAACACCTTTTCGCGTTATTAGATTTAGCTAAAAAACAAGGTTTAGAAAAAGTATATGTTCATGCCTTTTTAGATGGACGTGACGTTGATCAAAAATCAGCATTAAAATATATTGAAGAAACTGAAGCGAAGTTTAAAGAACTAGGTATTGGTCAATTCGCATCTGTATCAGGTCGTTATTACGCAATGGATCGTGACAAACGTTGGGACAGAGAAGAAAAAGCATACAATGCTATCCGCAATTTTGGTGGAACAACATTCGAATCTGCTAAAGCAGGTGTCGAAGCGAATTACGATAAAGATTTAACAGATGAATTTGTTGAACCATTTATCGTCCAAGACCAAAACGAAGGTGTCAATGATGGTGATGCAGTCATCTTTTATAACTTCCGTCCTGACAGAGCTGGACAACTTTCTGAAATATTTACTGATAAAGCATTCGAAGGCTTTAAAGTAGAACAAATCAACGACTTATTTTATGCAACGTTTACTAAATATAATGATAACGTGAATGCAGAGATTGTTTTTGAAAAAGTTGATTTAACGAATACAATCGGTGAAGTTGCACAAGATAACGGACTTAAACAATTACGTATTGCTGAAACAGAAAAATTCCCTCACGTGACTTATTTCATGAGTGGTGGTCGTAATGAAGAATTTGAAGGTGAACGTCGCCGTTTAATCGATTCACCTAAAGTCGCAACCTATGACCTTAAACCTGAAATGAGCGCATATGAAGTTAAAGATGCTTTAATTGAAGAATTAAATAAAGGTGACTTAGATTTAATTCTTTTAAACTTTGCTAACCCAGACATGGTTGGACACAGTGGTATGTTAGAACCAACAATTAAAGCAATTGAAGCCGTGGACGAATGTCTAGGCGAAGTTGTTGATAAAATTACTGAAATGGGCGGTCATGCAATCATTACTGCCGATCACGGTAATTCAGACATGGTCCTTACAGATGATGATCAACCAATGACTACGCATACGACAAACCCAGTTCCAGTCATTGTGACAAAAGATGGCGTTACTTTACGTGAAACGGGTCGTCTTGGTGATTTAGCACCAACATTATTAGATTTATTAAATGTAGATCAACCAGAAGATATGACTGGTGAATCACTCATTAATCACTAA
- a CDS encoding sugar-binding transcriptional regulator: MNDLIKVQQKLVPELVEKMYRRFSILTTIAKHQPVGRRSLSEYMDLTERVLRSETDTLKQQELIKVKPTGMEITEEGKATVRQLNSYFNVFSDDHHLSQLIKEQYDIKDVYVIPGDSETDKAVKIELSRQAGQLVEDVLYDHAIVAVTGGSTMAYVSEAMHKQPHDVFFVPARGGLGENVVYQANTIAASMAQQTNGDYTTLYVPDNVSETTYNTLMLEPSVIHTLEKIRESNITIHGIGDALKMARRRQSPNEVIEKLQHHNASGEAFGYYFDDQGDIVHKVKTIGLQLEDLESKKFIFAVAGGKSKGEAIKAYLSIAPKNTVLITDEGAASAIVNNSNKK, encoded by the coding sequence GTGAATGATTTGATAAAAGTTCAACAAAAACTTGTGCCAGAACTTGTTGAAAAAATGTATCGACGTTTTTCAATTCTCACTACTATTGCTAAGCACCAACCCGTAGGTAGACGTAGTTTAAGTGAATATATGGATTTAACTGAACGTGTATTACGTTCCGAAACAGACACATTGAAACAACAAGAACTAATCAAGGTTAAGCCAACAGGCATGGAAATCACTGAAGAAGGTAAAGCAACTGTTCGTCAGCTAAATAGTTATTTTAATGTTTTTTCTGATGACCATCATCTTTCACAGTTGATTAAGGAACAATATGACATTAAAGACGTCTATGTGATACCAGGTGATTCTGAAACTGATAAAGCAGTAAAAATTGAACTTTCACGACAGGCAGGACAGTTGGTTGAAGATGTTCTTTATGATCATGCCATTGTAGCAGTCACTGGTGGGTCTACGATGGCCTACGTGAGTGAGGCAATGCATAAACAGCCACATGATGTTTTCTTTGTTCCGGCAAGAGGCGGACTGGGTGAAAATGTTGTATATCAAGCAAATACCATTGCAGCGAGTATGGCACAACAAACGAATGGTGATTATACGACATTATATGTCCCAGATAATGTGAGTGAAACAACATACAATACACTTATGTTAGAGCCTTCAGTTATCCACACCCTAGAAAAAATTAGAGAATCCAATATTACAATCCACGGCATTGGTGATGCGCTGAAGATGGCGCGAAGACGTCAATCACCAAACGAAGTTATAGAAAAACTTCAACATCACAATGCCTCGGGAGAAGCATTTGGATATTATTTCGATGATCAAGGCGATATCGTCCATAAAGTGAAAACAATTGGACTACAATTAGAAGACCTTGAATCGAAAAAGTTTATATTTGCTGTAGCTGGGGGTAAATCTAAAGGAGAAGCAATTAAAGCTTACCTTTCTATTGCTCCAAAAAACACTGTATTAATTACAGACGAAGGTGCAGCAAGTGCAATCGTAAATAACAGTAATAAAAAGTGA
- a CDS encoding YolD-like family protein, protein MMPDKYKNETDYRKIPREYLNPRIPQGRGMVKWQPFKTMPEQYERLEQYILDQNKIERPILSEDQLNELNDTLVYKMFHDPSIELRYFENGYIKTKVGYIHKVDVHTKTLHMYEDTGMSVLNLKDIVEIK, encoded by the coding sequence ATGATGCCAGATAAATATAAAAATGAAACAGACTATCGTAAAATACCACGTGAATATCTTAATCCACGCATACCACAAGGACGTGGCATGGTTAAATGGCAACCATTCAAGACTATGCCTGAGCAATACGAAAGATTAGAGCAATACATACTAGACCAAAATAAAATTGAGAGACCTATATTAAGTGAAGATCAATTAAATGAGTTAAATGATACATTAGTATATAAGATGTTTCATGATCCATCAATTGAATTGCGTTACTTCGAAAATGGATATATTAAAACTAAAGTGGGTTATATTCATAAAGTCGATGTGCATACAAAAACACTACACATGTATGAAGATACTGGAATGAGTGTATTGAATTTAAAAGATATTGTGGAGATAAAATAA
- a CDS encoding phosphoglycerate kinase: MAKKIVTDLELKGKTVLVRADFNVPMKDGEITDDNRIVQALPTIKYIIEQGGKVVLFSHLGKVKEESDKAALTLKPVANALTEKLGEEVTFVPETRGETLEQSVKDLNEGDVLLVENTRFEDVDGKKESKNDPELGKYWASLGDVFVNDAFGTAHREHASNVGIASNLETVAGFLMEKEIKYIGGVVENPDKPVVAILGGAKVSDKIGVITNLLKIADKVLIGGGMSYTFFKAQGKEIGLSLLEKDKVDFAKELLDRAGDQIVLPVDCKVAKEFSNDAEITEVSVDDIPADQEAMDIGPKSVELFKEQLQGAHTVVWNGPMGVFELSNFAKGTIGVCEAIAELKDANTIIGGGDSAAAAISLGYGDDFSHISTGGGASLEYLEGKELPGVVAIANK; the protein is encoded by the coding sequence ATGGCTAAAAAAATTGTAACTGACTTAGAATTAAAAGGTAAAACTGTACTTGTTCGCGCAGATTTTAACGTGCCGATGAAAGATGGAGAAATCACTGACGACAACCGTATCGTTCAAGCTTTACCAACAATTAAATACATCATTGAACAAGGTGGAAAAGTTGTATTATTTTCACATCTAGGTAAAGTGAAAGAAGAAAGTGATAAAGCAGCATTAACTTTAAAACCTGTTGCTAATGCATTAACAGAAAAATTAGGTGAAGAAGTTACTTTTGTACCTGAAACACGTGGAGAAACACTAGAACAATCTGTCAAAGATCTTAATGAAGGCGATGTTTTACTAGTTGAAAATACACGTTTTGAAGATGTAGACGGCAAAAAAGAATCTAAAAATGATCCTGAATTAGGAAAATACTGGGCTTCACTTGGCGATGTATTTGTAAATGATGCATTTGGTACTGCGCATCGTGAGCACGCTTCAAATGTGGGTATTGCATCTAATTTAGAAACAGTTGCAGGATTCTTAATGGAAAAAGAAATTAAATATATCGGTGGCGTAGTTGAAAACCCTGATAAACCTGTAGTTGCAATTCTAGGTGGTGCCAAAGTTTCTGACAAAATTGGCGTTATCACAAACTTATTGAAGATTGCTGACAAAGTACTGATCGGTGGCGGCATGTCATATACGTTCTTTAAAGCACAAGGTAAAGAAATTGGTTTATCTTTATTAGAAAAAGATAAAGTTGATTTTGCAAAAGAATTATTAGACCGTGCAGGCGATCAAATCGTCTTACCAGTTGATTGTAAAGTTGCAAAAGAATTCTCAAATGACGCTGAAATCACTGAGGTTTCTGTTGATGATATCCCAGCAGACCAAGAAGCTATGGATATTGGACCAAAATCAGTTGAATTATTTAAAGAACAATTACAAGGTGCGCATACGGTAGTATGGAATGGACCAATGGGCGTATTTGAATTAAGTAATTTTGCTAAAGGTACAATCGGCGTTTGTGAAGCAATCGCTGAATTAAAAGACGCTAATACAATTATTGGTGGTGGAGATTCAGCAGCTGCAGCTATTTCATTAGGTTATGGTGATGACTTCAGTCACATTTCTACTGGTGGCGGTGCATCATTAGAATACCTTGAAGGTAAAGAACTACCAGGTGTAGTAGCAATCGCAAACAAATAA
- a CDS encoding DUF4887 domain-containing protein: MPNHNPNNKKMSGFAKIVSGLIVLLLVGGLIFAIFAFVDHSNKANERLADQKQEEKDKKEKQKTKEEKDKKDKEKSTQESQQTQQTQQTVQTQQQTQQTQQTQQTQQPATTERRTTEEKSPEKTKEATTEERTTEERSTEEKTREPSTEEKTTEEKTSEPSTEEKTSEPSTEEKKPEPSTQQRSSQNNTQERSAQSNNNSSSTNERSSDSSSEDD; the protein is encoded by the coding sequence ATGCCAAACCATAATCCGAACAACAAGAAAATGAGTGGTTTTGCGAAAATTGTAAGTGGATTAATCGTATTATTATTAGTAGGTGGATTAATTTTTGCTATTTTTGCATTTGTAGATCATTCAAACAAAGCGAATGAACGTTTAGCAGATCAGAAACAAGAAGAAAAAGATAAGAAAGAAAAACAGAAGACAAAAGAAGAAAAAGACAAAAAAGATAAAGAGAAATCTACACAAGAGTCTCAACAAACACAACAAACGCAGCAAACAGTTCAAACGCAACAACAAACACAGCAAACGCAACAGACGCAGCAAACACAACAGCCAGCAACGACTGAGCGTCGTACAACAGAAGAAAAATCACCTGAAAAAACGAAAGAAGCTACCACAGAAGAAAGAACAACTGAAGAACGTTCTACTGAAGAAAAAACACGTGAGCCTTCAACAGAAGAAAAAACAACTGAAGAGAAAACATCTGAACCTTCAACGGAAGAAAAAACATCTGAACCATCGACTGAAGAGAAAAAACCAGAACCATCAACTCAACAAAGAAGTTCTCAAAATAATACACAAGAAAGATCAGCACAAAGCAACAATAATAGTTCAAGTACCAATGAACGCTCAAGCGATTCATCTTCAGAAGATGACTAA
- a CDS encoding TIGR01777 family oxidoreductase — MKHYLITGGTGMIGSQLVKAIIQSDAHITILTRQDMTSSHPKISYVNWSQPNWENEIPDIDIVINLAGASLNKRWTKSYKQTIMLSRIQATQALFELFQNRKHKPEVLFNASAVGYYKPDLYRTYTELYKTLPFDFLSEVVYQWERMARQFETLGTRVVIGRFGMVLSNDGGALPMMKLPYDFYLGGKLGSGRQWYSWIHIDDLVRALLHTINTESARGVFNFTAPIVEHQNMFGYTLARVSHRPHHTWVPSLAIRLALGQMSTVVLDTQKVIPNKLQATHFKFKYPDLKIALEDLVH; from the coding sequence ATGAAACATTATTTAATTACAGGTGGTACAGGTATGATAGGATCGCAATTAGTTAAAGCTATCATACAAAGTGATGCGCATATAACGATTTTAACTAGACAGGATATGACTTCATCACACCCTAAGATTTCCTACGTCAATTGGTCTCAACCAAATTGGGAAAATGAAATACCTGATATCGATATCGTCATTAACCTTGCAGGTGCTAGTTTAAATAAACGATGGACTAAATCCTATAAACAAACCATTATGCTTAGTCGTATACAAGCTACACAAGCTTTATTCGAATTATTTCAAAATCGTAAACATAAACCAGAAGTATTATTCAATGCGAGTGCTGTTGGTTACTATAAACCAGACTTATATCGTACGTATACTGAATTATATAAAACACTTCCTTTTGATTTTTTATCGGAAGTCGTATATCAATGGGAAAGAATGGCTCGCCAATTTGAAACGCTTGGTACGCGTGTCGTTATTGGTCGGTTTGGAATGGTCTTGTCTAATGATGGCGGCGCACTACCAATGATGAAATTGCCTTATGACTTTTATCTTGGTGGAAAATTAGGTTCAGGAAGACAATGGTATTCTTGGATTCATATAGATGATTTAGTGAGAGCCTTGCTCCATACTATCAATACAGAAAGTGCACGAGGTGTATTTAACTTTACTGCACCGATTGTAGAACATCAAAACATGTTTGGGTATACACTTGCACGCGTTTCTCATCGCCCTCATCATACATGGGTCCCATCGTTAGCCATTAGGTTAGCTTTAGGTCAAATGTCGACTGTTGTGCTCGATACACAAAAAGTAATACCTAATAAATTACAAGCAACCCATTTCAAATTTAAATATCCTGATTTAAAAATCGCACTCGAAGATTTAGTACATTAA
- the tpiA gene encoding triose-phosphate isomerase — MRKPIIAGNWKMNKTVKEAKDFINELPTLPDTKEVESVICAPTIQLDALVTLVNDGKAKGLQIGAQNAYFEDNGAFTGETSPVALADLGVKYVVIGHSERREIFHETDEEINKKAHAIFNHGMTPIVCVGETDEERESGKANEVVGNQVKKAVEGLSEAQLQQLVIAYEPIWAIGTGKSSTAKDANEMCAFVRQTVAELSSQTVADATRIQYGGSVKPNNIKEYMAESDIDGALVGGASLKVDDFVQLLEGAK, encoded by the coding sequence ATGAGAAAACCAATTATCGCAGGTAACTGGAAGATGAATAAAACAGTTAAAGAAGCAAAAGATTTTATCAATGAATTACCAACATTACCTGATACAAAAGAAGTAGAATCAGTAATTTGTGCACCAACAATTCAATTAGATGCATTAGTTACTTTAGTAAATGATGGTAAAGCAAAAGGCTTACAAATCGGTGCTCAAAATGCTTACTTTGAAGATAACGGCGCATTCACTGGTGAAACATCTCCAGTTGCATTAGCAGACCTAGGCGTTAAATATGTCGTTATCGGACATTCCGAACGTCGTGAAATCTTCCATGAAACAGATGAAGAAATTAACAAAAAAGCACACGCTATTTTCAATCACGGTATGACACCAATCGTTTGTGTAGGTGAAACAGATGAAGAGCGTGAAAGTGGTAAAGCTAATGAAGTTGTTGGCAACCAAGTTAAAAAAGCTGTAGAGGGTTTATCTGAAGCACAATTACAACAACTTGTGATTGCCTACGAACCAATCTGGGCAATCGGTACTGGTAAATCATCAACTGCTAAAGATGCAAATGAAATGTGTGCATTCGTAAGACAAACAGTTGCAGAATTATCAAGTCAAACTGTAGCTGACGCAACACGTATTCAATATGGTGGTAGTGTGAAACCTAACAACATTAAAGAATACATGGCAGAATCAGACATTGATGGTGCACTTGTAGGTGGCGCATCACTTAAAGTGGATGATTTTGTACAATTGTTAGAAGGTGCAAAATAA
- the fosB gene encoding FosB/FosD family fosfomycin resistance bacillithiol transferase: protein MIQSINHVTYSVSDISKSINFYKDILKAKILVESDKTAYFILGGLWLALNEEKDIPRNEIRYSYTHMAFTIEESEFEEWYQWLNDNNVNILEGRTRDVRDKKSIYFTDPDGHKFELHTGTLQDRLDYYKEEKPHMKFYEWDEVDKTDNNRE, encoded by the coding sequence ATGATTCAATCTATAAATCACGTTACTTATTCAGTATCAGATATTAGTAAGTCGATTAATTTTTATAAAGACATTTTAAAGGCAAAAATTTTAGTGGAAAGTGACAAAACAGCGTATTTCATATTAGGGGGCCTGTGGCTAGCGCTTAACGAAGAAAAAGATATACCTAGAAATGAAATTCGATACTCATATACGCATATGGCTTTTACAATAGAGGAAAGTGAATTTGAAGAATGGTATCAGTGGTTAAATGATAACAATGTGAATATATTAGAAGGACGTACTAGAGACGTAAGAGATAAAAAATCAATATACTTCACTGATCCAGATGGCCATAAGTTTGAGCTACATACAGGTACGTTACAAGATAGGTTAGATTATTATAAAGAAGAAAAGCCACATATGAAATTTTATGAATGGGATGAAGTAGATAAAACAGACAATAATCGTGAATGA
- a CDS encoding GNAT family N-acetyltransferase, protein MEYEGKFIGQVRLTIDDENHKAKFAIGIFNPKYWNKGIGTKVSNAILNFGFSELKLHRVYLKVLAYNERAIKSYENVGFKVEGEEREGAYINGKYETDIHMSILKSEYQQSNV, encoded by the coding sequence ATTGAATATGAAGGAAAGTTTATTGGACAAGTTAGATTAACCATAGACGATGAAAATCATAAAGCAAAGTTTGCGATTGGTATATTCAATCCAAAATATTGGAATAAAGGAATTGGAACAAAGGTTTCAAATGCAATATTAAACTTCGGTTTTTCCGAATTAAAACTTCACAGAGTATATTTGAAGGTACTTGCGTATAATGAAAGAGCTATTAAATCATATGAAAATGTGGGATTTAAAGTTGAGGGTGAAGAAAGAGAAGGAGCTTATATTAATGGGAAGTATGAAACCGATATTCATATGAGTATTTTAAAAAGCGAATATCAGCAATCAAACGTATAG